Part of the Fusobacterium sp. FSA-380-WT-3A genome is shown below.
AAATTATAAATGGATTTAATTTTATAGGTTTCTTTTCTTTTCTCATAGCATTCAACTCCTTGTATTTTTATATATAAATTAATTATTAATTTTTATTAAGAAAAATTTCAGTTTTTTTAATATCTTTTGTTTTATTTTCATCTTTAATATATTATAATATTATATTTTAAATTATTTTTAATACAAAATACTATTCTTAATTTCTATATACCACTTATTTTTTTGTTTGTCAATTCCAAAAACATTAATTTATAGTTTTTTTAAATAAAATCCTTTCATCTTATAAAAAATATTTCTCAATTTTTCACTTTTACTAAAAATAAAAAATTTAAAAATTTCTTTAGTAATTTTCATTAATTGCAATTATTAAAAAAGAAAAAATGTTGTAAATCACTAATTTTTTTGTCATTAGTCTACAACATCCTCTTAATAATATTTTTTAATTTTATCAATTAATTTTAAATAAATATTTCAACAAACCATTTTTCACTCGATTTCTTTGAAATATCTTCTTCATCTATTTACATTAAACTATTATTTTTATCTAGTTTTATAAAAAGTTTTTCATCAGAAGTTAATATTTCTTTTAATTTAACATTAAATTTTTTTATAAATTCTATATTTACTCTTTTAATCCTAATATATTTTATTATATTTCTAACACTACTTGTTCTAAATGTGTTAGTAATTTTATTTATTAGGATTTAATACTAAATCAAAATTTATAAATATGATATAAAAAAGGGTATTTTTTAGGTATTTTTTTATTTTTATAAAGTAAAAAAGCCCTGTAAATACAGGGCTTTTGATGTTCTTCGTTAAAAGAATTACTTTGTTTCGTAAATAGAAACTTCTCTTTCTCCTTCTTTTTAAGAAATTATTTTAACACAGTTTATAATTTTTTCAAAATAAGTTTGTTACCTTTTTGTTGGCTATCTTATAATACTTTCTAAAATTTTTAGAATATAAAAAGTGCTTACTATTGTAAATACTTTTAAGATAAAATGGTAATGTTTGCTATTTAAACTCCTTTAACAAATTTAAAGCTTCTTTTAAAATTTCTTTAGGACATGCTATATTAAATCTTATATATCCTTTTCCAGTTTCTCCAAATTCTTCTCCAAACTGAACAGCTATTTTTGCTCTTTTAAAAAACCAAGAATAAATATCTTCTTTACTATAATTACTATTACTATAATTTATCCATACTAAAAATGTTCCTTCCATTTTACATACTTCTAGTTCTTTAAAATTTTCTTTAAAAAATTCTTTTAAATAAAGATAATTTTCATAAATATAGCTATTTATTTCTGAAACCCAAGTATCATAAATTTTTTCAGCTGTACATACTATTGGTTCTATAAATATATTTCCTTCATGTACTCCATATGAATCAACTTTCTTTTTAAAAGGATATCTCAAATTATAATTTTTTATTATTGCATTCGATAAATGAATTCCTGGAATATTGAAAGTTTTACTTATAGATTGAAAAATTATAGAATTATTTGCTGCATAATCTGAAATTGTTGCAAATGGATTATATTTCATATTGTTATATACAAAACTTGCATGAATTTCATCACTAATAATAATTAAAGAATTTTTTTCACAAATATCTGATATTTTTCTTAATTCTTCTTTAGTCCAAACACGTCCTGTTGGATTATGAGGATTTACTAATAAAAATATTTTAGTTTTTGAAGATATTTTATTTTCTATTTCTTCATAATCTATAATATAAGAATCTTTTTCTCTTTTTAAGGGAATTCCAACTGCTATTCTATGATTATCTGTTATACATTCAGTTAAAGGAGAATATCCAGGAGATAAATACATTATTTCGTCTCCTTCTCCACTAAAAGTATTTACAGCTACTGCCATTGCTTGAATAATTCTTGGACAAAAAATTATTTCTTCCTTTTCTACATTCCAATTAAATTTTTTTAGTATATTTATTGTAGAATTATAATATTTTTCTGTTAAAAAACTATATCCATATACGCCTTTATCTGCAACTTCTTTTATTTTTTCAGTTATTTCTGGTGCTACTTTAAAATCCATGTCAGCTACAGAAAATGGTAATAAATTTTTTACTCCATATTTTTTTTCACTATAATCATATTTAAAACATCCTGTATTTCTTCTATCAGGATAATAATCAAAGTTATAATACATATTTTTACTCCTTAGTTTCTGGTAATTTAGCTATTCCTATACCTGTATATGCCCAAATTAAAGCAAAAATTATTCCACTATAATTTAATACTGCCCATGGTAAATATTCTAATGTTGGCACTCCTAAAGTTGTTGCCATATAAGCTCCTGCTAGAGTCCAAGGCATCAATGTTTCTGTTACTGTTATAGCATCTTCTAAACAACGAGATAGATTTTTAGGATCTAATTTTGCTCTAATAAATGATTCTTGAAACATTTCTCCACATAATAAAATAGATAAAGCTCCATTACATGTCACTGCTACTGTTGTTAAACATGTTGCTAAAGTTGTCGCAATTAGTTTAAATCTACCACTATTTGCCTTAACTATTCTACTTATTATACTTTCAAATCCACCTATTATATCTATACTAGCTGCAAAACTAAAAGCAAAATATGCCATTAAAACAGTTCCTAACATTGAAGAAGCTCCTCCCCTGTTAAGAAGTTTTAATATATCTGGTATTACTTCACTAGCATTTACTCCAGGTAACATACTAATATTAAATCCATTCATCATAGCTGTAAATCCTTGCTTCAAAGATAAATGTTGGAAAAATATTCCATTAAATATTGAAATTAAACTAGAAATTATCATTACAGGTATTGTTGGTTTTTTCAAAATTGAACCACCTAATACTAAAATAACTGGAATTAATAAAAATATATTTAAATCAAAATTTCCACTTAAAAATTCCATAATAATTTTTACTTTTTCAGGAGTATCAGCTGCTTGTCCTGTTTTTAATCCAACAATTATATAAACAATCGAAGCTAATATAAATGAAGGTAAAGTTGTCCATAATTGATGTTTTATATGATCATAAAGATTAGAACCAGCTGCTATTGGAGCTAGGTTTGTTGTATCTGATAATGGTGATAATTTGTCACCAAAATATGCACCTGATATTACTGCTCCCGCTACCGCTGCATTATTTACTCCTAATCCTGCAGCTACTCCCATTAATGCTACTCCTATTGTTCCTGCACTTCCCCATGAAGTTCCTGTACATACTGAAGTAATAGAAGTTACCCAAAACGCTGTTATAAGCAAATGCTCTGGATTAATTATTTTTAATCCATAGTACATCATTAATGGAATAGTTCCACCAAACATCCATGTTCCAATTAATATTCCAACTATAACTAAAATTAAAATAGCTGGTAAAGCTTTTGCTATTTTTTCAGTTATTTTATCCATTATTTCATCCCAAGTATATCCATGTTTATAAGCTATTAAAACAGCTAAAACAGTTGCAATTAAAATAATTGGTTCAATTTGAATCTCATTGATTATATAACCTACTGAAGTTAATACAATCATTGCTAAAATAGGTAATAATGTTAAATAAAAACTAGGCTGTTTCTTTTCTTTCATTTTTGAAATCCTCCTTAAAAGTTAAATAGATTAATAGTTAATTAGCTTAACAACATTATACTATTTTTTCTTTAAAAGTCAATAAAATATTTTAAAAAAATACAAAAAATTAGAGAATGACCCATATTTGAGTCATTCTCTTACTTTTTTTTATTAAGTATATTTGTATATTCCTCAAGAACTTTATAAAATGTACCAAGTTCTTCTATAGAAAATTTTTTTAATAATAGTTTATTTGTTTTTATTATATCTATATTATCATACTTTTTATGGGCTAATACAAATTTAAATGCTTTTTCTTTTGGTAAAAGATAAAAAATTTTAGCATCTGTTTGAGAGTTTTCTCTATAAATATATTCTTTTTTTAAAAGACTTTTTATAGTTTGTGAAATAGCACTTTTTGTTTTTCTCCATTTTTTCGATAATTCCGTAACTGTAATTCCTTTATTATCAACTATATCTAAAAGAATATGAGCCTCTATCATTGATAATTCTTCTCCAGTTCCATAATCTTTTTTTGTATTCATATAACTATTATATGCTATTACAAATTCATATAATATTTCAGCTTTTTTATCTAATTTTTTAAATCTTTCGTTTGTAATTTCTTCTGTTTCATTTTCATCAATCCATGTGTTTAAAATCTCTTCATATAATTTTTTTTCATTATTTTCTATCATATTTATACTCCTAATAAATTATTTAGATTTTAAGTTTATCTGCTTAATTATTAATATTATTTATTATTATTATATCATAAAAATTTTTTTATCCAAATTTTTTTATATAAGTGAACATTAAAAAGATTAATTAAATATTTTACTTATAATTTTTTACTTTTCAGAATATAAAAAAGGATTGAAAATTCAATCCTTTTTTATCTATATATTTCTTAGGGCATTATTTTACAGCTATTAATTCTATTTCTACTTTTACATCTTTTGGTAATCTTGCTACTTCTACACAAGCTCTTGCTGGTTTTACTTCTCCTAAATACTCGTTATATACTTCATTTATTGCTCCAAAGTCATCCATATTTTTTATGAAACATGTTGCTTTTACTACATCTTTAAATGCATATCCTGCTTCATCTAATATTGCTTTTAAATTTTCTAATGATTGTTTTGTTTGAGCTTTTACATCATCTGATACTAATGTCATTGTTTCTGGCACAAATGGTATTTGTCCTGATATATATAAAGTTCCATTTACCTCTACTGCTTGTGAATATGGTCCTAAAGCTGCTGGTGCTTTTGATGTATTTATTATTTTTTTCATTTTCTATCACCTTTCTATACAAAATTATTTTTCAATATTTCTCAAATGAAGATAAACTGTATTTTTAGATATTTTTAGTTTCTTTGCTACTGTTAAAACACTATCTTTCATATTAAATATACCATCTTCATATAATTTTTTTATAATTTCTTTATTTTTATTATTATTTGATATTTCATCATTTGATTCAACTTTTTTTCTAATTCTTTCTACTGATTCATTTATCAACTCTTCAACTGTATTAGAAAAATTTTCATTTAATTTTACTTTTCTATTTTCATGATTTTCATATTCATCATCAATATATGTAAAATTTTTAATAAAATCTGTTAAAGAGCATTCGAGATTATAATTTATACATAATAATCCTATTATTCTTTTATTTTCTCCATAAATAGCAATTGTACTAGATTTCATTTTTTTATCATTTTTACTTTTAGTAAAATAAGTAAGAAAACTTATCTTATTATTAGAATCATTCATCTCCTTTAACATATTAAGTGCTAAATCTGTAATAGGAGCTCCTTTTTTTCGATTAGTATTTTGCCCTGCTATTTCTATAACAGAACTTTCATAATTTTCTAAACTATGTAATACTACTTCTGAATCAGGTCCTAAATAATCTGCTAATCCATAAACTAAATTCTTATATGATTCTAAAATAATTTTATCTTTTTCTGTAAATTGCATATTTTTCTCCTTTTTATTTTATTATTTATTTAATTATATCATAATTTAAAAAAGGATTTTATTATTTTCTAAACATTTCTCTTATTAAACCAATAATAACAAAAGCTGCTATAATTATTCCCATTCCTAATACAACTATATCTAAAACACCCATCTTTATTTCACCTCTTTTTCTTTAAATGTAACTAAACTTACTATAAACATAGTTAAAGAAGAAAAAATTAAAGACACTATAATGTGATGAACCCCAAATGGTTGTTTAGCAATCCACCATCCAGTTGAAGAAATTACAGAAACTATAATAGTTGCTATAGCTCCTTGAGATGTAGCTTTTTTCCAGAAAAAACCAGCTACTATAATAGGTAAAATAGCACTTGTATATGGAGCACTTACATCTTGCATTATTCCTACTATTGAACTTGCAAAATTTGCTATTATAATAC
Proteins encoded:
- a CDS encoding helix-turn-helix domain-containing protein; this translates as MIENNEKKLYEEILNTWIDENETEEITNERFKKLDKKAEILYEFVIAYNSYMNTKKDYGTGEELSMIEAHILLDIVDNKGITVTELSKKWRKTKSAISQTIKSLLKKEYIYRENSQTDAKIFYLLPKEKAFKFVLAHKKYDNIDIIKTNKLLLKKFSIEELGTFYKVLEEYTNILNKKK
- a CDS encoding RidA family protein yields the protein MKKIINTSKAPAALGPYSQAVEVNGTLYISGQIPFVPETMTLVSDDVKAQTKQSLENLKAILDEAGYAFKDVVKATCFIKNMDDFGAINEVYNEYLGEVKPARACVEVARLPKDVKVEIELIAVK
- a CDS encoding transcriptional regulator, with protein sequence MQFTEKDKIILESYKNLVYGLADYLGPDSEVVLHSLENYESSVIEIAGQNTNRKKGAPITDLALNMLKEMNDSNNKISFLTYFTKSKNDKKMKSSTIAIYGENKRIIGLLCINYNLECSLTDFIKNFTYIDDEYENHENRKVKLNENFSNTVEELINESVERIRKKVESNDEISNNNKNKEIIKKLYEDGIFNMKDSVLTVAKKLKISKNTVYLHLRNIEK
- the nhaC gene encoding Na+/H+ antiporter NhaC, coding for MKEKKQPSFYLTLLPILAMIVLTSVGYIINEIQIEPIILIATVLAVLIAYKHGYTWDEIMDKITEKIAKALPAILILVIVGILIGTWMFGGTIPLMMYYGLKIINPEHLLITAFWVTSITSVCTGTSWGSAGTIGVALMGVAAGLGVNNAAVAGAVISGAYFGDKLSPLSDTTNLAPIAAGSNLYDHIKHQLWTTLPSFILASIVYIIVGLKTGQAADTPEKVKIIMEFLSGNFDLNIFLLIPVILVLGGSILKKPTIPVMIISSLISIFNGIFFQHLSLKQGFTAMMNGFNISMLPGVNASEVIPDILKLLNRGGASSMLGTVLMAYFAFSFAASIDIIGGFESIISRIVKANSGRFKLIATTLATCLTTVAVTCNGALSILLCGEMFQESFIRAKLDPKNLSRCLEDAITVTETLMPWTLAGAYMATTLGVPTLEYLPWAVLNYSGIIFALIWAYTGIGIAKLPETKE
- a CDS encoding MalY/PatB family protein, encoding MYYNFDYYPDRRNTGCFKYDYSEKKYGVKNLLPFSVADMDFKVAPEITEKIKEVADKGVYGYSFLTEKYYNSTINILKKFNWNVEKEEIIFCPRIIQAMAVAVNTFSGEGDEIMYLSPGYSPLTECITDNHRIAVGIPLKREKDSYIIDYEEIENKISSKTKIFLLVNPHNPTGRVWTKEELRKISDICEKNSLIIISDEIHASFVYNNMKYNPFATISDYAANNSIIFQSISKTFNIPGIHLSNAIIKNYNLRYPFKKKVDSYGVHEGNIFIEPIVCTAEKIYDTWVSEINSYIYENYLYLKEFFKENFKELEVCKMEGTFLVWINYSNSNYSKEDIYSWFFKRAKIAVQFGEEFGETGKGYIRFNIACPKEILKEALNLLKEFK